One Fundidesulfovibrio terrae genomic window carries:
- a CDS encoding SPFH domain-containing protein, which translates to MESLSNLSPLSRMPNLSFRKLGYALVLGGILLVLSKSFYIVDPTEVAMVRRLGEVQPGLMKPGIHFKVPFLDTVDFLAVSLMRFPFPKTVFFTSDNQTVELGLSVSYRVPETSVEKLLYQVGRVGNVDVAENMRPIIIQRIREVVARKNLTSFNMGMGDITQEIKNSIALATADWISVVDVQIVEFDLAASFKKSNEAAVQAKNDAIAAQNELAKVQAQAEQAKAKADGEAEALRKKAKGDADAKIFAAEGEATRIERIAAAEATKIEKTALAESNAIRLKGTAEADALSLKAKVIAANPQVTAQTWAERWSGHVPSTVMGSGQNFVPFFNVQPGK; encoded by the coding sequence ATGGAGAGCCTCTCGAACCTCTCGCCCCTGTCCAGAATGCCCAACCTGTCCTTCCGGAAGCTCGGCTACGCCTTGGTTCTGGGGGGGATTCTCCTGGTCCTGTCCAAATCGTTCTACATCGTTGACCCCACGGAAGTGGCCATGGTGCGCCGGTTGGGCGAGGTCCAGCCGGGGCTTATGAAGCCCGGAATCCACTTCAAGGTGCCCTTCCTTGACACGGTAGACTTCCTGGCCGTGTCGCTCATGCGCTTCCCCTTCCCCAAGACCGTCTTCTTCACCTCCGACAACCAGACCGTGGAACTCGGGCTGTCGGTTTCCTACCGGGTGCCCGAAACGTCGGTGGAGAAGCTCCTTTATCAGGTCGGCCGGGTCGGCAACGTAGACGTGGCCGAGAACATGCGCCCCATCATCATCCAGCGCATCCGCGAGGTGGTGGCCCGCAAGAACCTCACGAGCTTCAACATGGGCATGGGGGACATCACCCAGGAGATCAAGAACTCTATCGCCCTGGCCACCGCGGACTGGATCAGCGTCGTGGACGTCCAGATTGTGGAGTTCGACTTGGCCGCCAGTTTCAAGAAGAGCAACGAGGCGGCCGTGCAGGCCAAGAACGACGCCATAGCCGCCCAAAACGAGCTGGCCAAGGTCCAGGCCCAGGCGGAACAGGCCAAGGCCAAGGCCGACGGTGAAGCCGAAGCCCTGCGCAAGAAGGCCAAGGGTGACGCTGACGCCAAGATTTTCGCGGCCGAGGGCGAGGCCACCCGGATCGAAAGGATCGCGGCTGCCGAGGCCACGAAAATCGAAAAGACCGCTCTGGCCGAATCCAACGCCATCCGCCTCAAGGGGACGGCCGAGGCCGACGCCCTGTCGCTCAAGGCCAAGGTCATCGCCGCCAATCCGCAGGTCACCGCGCAGACCTGGGCTGAGCGTTGGAGCGGCCATGTCCCGTCGACGGTCATGGGCAGCGGCCAGAATTTCGTGCCGTTTTTCAACGTGCAGCCCGGGAAATAG
- a CDS encoding sensor domain-containing diguanylate cyclase codes for MIQKNIRIGILANRGIANCLEDWGGMIRSVAKALPEYDFTLVPLPFESVDDAVVAGSIDFVVANPAIYVNLEVRHDVIRIATLINHAAGRASDRFGGVFFTRADRKGIDTLGDLRGKKLVATARYSLGGWLMGWHTLRQHGVDPDTELASLWFASTHNDAVDAVLGGQADAGVVRTDTLERMAAEGLLRLDDIKVITPPGFRPDPTFPFLYSTDLVPEWPFAKLSHTSDELARRMAAALLTMRPGQGHAVGHEGCEWTVPLPYESIHAIMRELRVPPYEEFGRVSVRDFIGQHLPLVLLVVLLLMSLTASVAYFRSFNKRLHLAMDKLRQAEAELTVQANTDILTGLRNRKRFNEIVEREIVRALRYKRPLAMILLDLDHFKSINDRFGHPVGDSVLIAVAGLIASLVRKTDFAARIGGEEFAVLMPETGLEDAADTAERIRAEVESAVLAQTTSGPASLTVSIGVADVCPSIQNYSSLYTAADQALYMAKKSGRNRVEKSTACLL; via the coding sequence TTGATCCAGAAGAACATCCGCATCGGCATCCTGGCCAACCGGGGCATCGCGAACTGCCTTGAGGATTGGGGCGGCATGATCCGCTCCGTGGCCAAGGCCCTGCCGGAATACGACTTCACGCTGGTGCCCCTTCCGTTCGAATCCGTGGATGACGCCGTGGTGGCGGGCTCCATCGACTTCGTGGTGGCCAACCCGGCCATATACGTCAATCTCGAGGTGCGCCACGACGTCATCCGTATCGCCACGCTCATCAACCATGCCGCGGGTCGGGCCTCGGACCGGTTCGGCGGGGTCTTCTTCACCCGGGCGGACAGAAAGGGCATCGACACCCTGGGCGATCTCCGGGGCAAGAAGCTGGTGGCCACGGCGCGCTATTCGCTGGGCGGCTGGCTCATGGGCTGGCACACGCTGCGCCAGCACGGCGTCGACCCCGACACGGAGCTGGCTTCGCTCTGGTTCGCCAGCACCCACAACGACGCCGTGGATGCCGTCCTGGGCGGCCAGGCCGACGCGGGCGTGGTGCGCACCGACACCCTGGAGCGCATGGCGGCCGAGGGTCTGCTCCGTCTGGATGACATAAAGGTCATCACCCCCCCGGGCTTCAGGCCGGATCCGACGTTCCCCTTCCTCTACAGCACGGACCTAGTGCCTGAATGGCCCTTCGCCAAGCTCAGCCACACGTCCGACGAGCTGGCCCGCCGGATGGCGGCGGCGCTGCTCACCATGCGCCCCGGGCAGGGGCACGCGGTCGGGCATGAGGGGTGCGAGTGGACCGTGCCGCTGCCCTACGAGTCCATCCACGCGATCATGCGCGAACTGCGGGTTCCGCCCTATGAGGAGTTCGGCAGGGTGTCCGTGAGGGATTTCATCGGCCAGCACCTGCCCCTGGTGCTCCTGGTCGTGCTGCTTCTCATGAGCTTGACGGCTTCCGTGGCCTATTTCAGAAGCTTCAACAAGCGTCTGCACCTGGCCATGGACAAGCTGCGCCAGGCCGAGGCCGAGCTGACCGTGCAGGCCAACACCGACATCCTCACGGGGCTGCGCAACCGCAAGCGCTTCAACGAGATAGTGGAGCGGGAGATCGTCCGGGCCCTGCGATACAAGAGGCCCCTGGCCATGATCCTTTTGGACCTGGACCATTTCAAGTCCATCAACGACAGGTTCGGGCACCCCGTGGGGGATTCGGTGCTTATCGCCGTGGCCGGGCTGATCGCGTCCCTCGTCAGGAAGACCGATTTCGCGGCCCGGATCGGAGGGGAGGAGTTCGCCGTGCTCATGCCGGAGACCGGGCTCGAGGACGCGGCCGACACCGCCGAACGCATCCGCGCGGAAGTGGAGTCGGCCGTGCTTGCGCAGACCACGTCCGGGCCGGCCTCGTTGACGGTGAGCATCGGCGTGGCCGACGTGTGCCCGTCCATCCAGAACTATTCGTCGCTCTACACGGCTGCCGACCAGGCCCTCTACATGGCCAAGAAGAGCGGGCGCAACCGGGTGGAGAAATCCACGGCCTGCCTGCTCTAG
- a CDS encoding 5-formyltetrahydrofolate cyclo-ligase — protein sequence MKPLNANTGNAPGPDKAALRRAVLARRAGLSPDEVRRASLAASILVDGLDRWRSAREVMVYFAFKGEVETSALLEGLWRRGVRVLAPRCRPGEAGVLDVACVTCFEELAPGAYGILEPHPESCPALSGFAPDVALIPAVAFDRRGGRLGFGQGYYDRLLAGPGFEKTFLIGLAHPFQVVERLPLEPWDRPVHAVVTSEEVIRVHPGE from the coding sequence ATGAAGCCGCTCAACGCGAACACGGGAAACGCCCCGGGGCCGGACAAGGCCGCGCTGCGCAGGGCCGTGCTGGCCCGGCGCGCCGGGCTCTCGCCGGATGAGGTGCGCAGGGCCAGCCTCGCCGCTTCGATCCTGGTGGACGGGCTCGACCGCTGGCGCTCGGCGCGCGAGGTTATGGTCTATTTCGCCTTCAAGGGCGAGGTGGAGACCTCGGCGCTCCTGGAGGGCCTGTGGCGGCGGGGCGTGCGCGTGCTGGCCCCGCGCTGCCGCCCCGGAGAGGCCGGAGTGCTCGACGTGGCCTGCGTCACCTGCTTCGAGGAGCTGGCCCCAGGAGCCTACGGCATCCTGGAGCCCCATCCCGAAAGCTGCCCGGCCCTGTCCGGCTTCGCCCCGGACGTGGCCCTCATCCCGGCCGTGGCCTTCGACCGCCGGGGCGGCAGGCTGGGCTTCGGCCAGGGATACTACGACCGGCTGCTGGCCGGGCCGGGGTTCGAGAAGACGTTTCTCATCGGGCTGGCGCATCCGTTCCAGGTGGTGGAGCGCCTGCCGCTGGAGCCCTGGGACAGGCCGGTTCACGCCGTGGTCACGAGCGAAGAGGTTATCCGGGTTCATCCTGGAGAGTGA
- a CDS encoding DHCW motif cupin fold protein — MKMEGIAFCTTDWNSVEKTEHPGDPGTAQWRTRTFGDSSNPIRVRVVEYSPGYRADHWCSKGHVLYCLEGELETTLEDGRKFILTPGMSYQVADNAEAHQSYTATGARLFIVD; from the coding sequence ATGAAGATGGAAGGCATCGCGTTCTGCACGACGGATTGGAATTCGGTGGAGAAAACGGAGCATCCCGGCGACCCAGGCACGGCGCAGTGGAGGACCCGCACGTTCGGCGATTCGTCCAATCCCATCCGCGTCCGGGTCGTGGAGTATTCACCCGGCTACCGCGCGGACCACTGGTGCAGCAAGGGGCACGTCCTGTACTGTCTGGAGGGCGAGCTCGAGACCACCCTCGAGGACGGCAGGAAATTCATCCTGACCCCCGGCATGAGCTACCAGGTGGCGGACAACGCCGAAGCCCACCAATCCTACACCGCCACCGGAGCAAGACTGTTCATCGTCGATTGA
- a CDS encoding PAS domain-containing sensor histidine kinase, with protein MNSWITPAVSASIASGLALLLAYFYIHSRHKERFFAWWTWSWAFYTLRNAFHLSDVLLGPTSWLPVLGHLCLVAQAMSLLQGALVMTGRSWPKHLTWTGCAVAAWVIFASVAGQSRYAAGVPVYVYAGFLQIWTGVFFLKLSRPRGFGDSLAGWSFIAWGAHKLDFPLLTTVPWFAPWGFIIGACLGMLAALGQLLWYFERIHQRLIVSEGRYRELFELAPLGIFLVSMRAGVLSANRKASAILGYEPHEFLGLNAQDFIHPEDLAAQPVSSTTGRLAPGQTVRVERRYRRKDGEYILAEIDLVKLHEEDRLLVIVQDVSELHAAMERVEESESRFRQMAEHIDQIFFLAAPDYSEFFYVSPAYERIWDNSPQSLYDNPASWLDNVHPDDVQRIKDLLSSALGSGQYESHYRVVHPDGTVRTVLARAFELRGPDGKPYRVAGSVTDVTERERAENDLRKSLAINQMILRHAPMGVCVHDGETRQCLVANDLLESLLEERMEQHRIDDFRNIPSWRKSGMAALAEEALAGSGPRRKEFRIRTPSGKELVLDCMFARFDVDSKPYLLLVVNDVTERVRMSELMIQSEKMMSVGGLAAGMAHEINNPLSGILQGAQVVQKRLDPDTPLTAQALREADLDSDAFRRFIDKRDIMGLLSGMRQSASRAAKIVADMLEFSRKGDSHHELSHLEDILDTAVELCSNDYDLKKNYDFRHILIEREYDPTLGPVECSPTQIEQVVMNLLRNASQALREHFEDGRQPKIVLRTKKDGDQARIEVEDNGPGMPQAVRRRVFEPFFTTKQPGQGTGLGLSVSYFIITSNHRGSIEVDSEPGVGAKFIIRLPMPGEADTA; from the coding sequence ATGAACAGTTGGATCACTCCGGCGGTGTCGGCGAGCATCGCCAGCGGCCTCGCGCTTCTGCTGGCCTACTTCTACATCCATTCCCGACACAAAGAGCGCTTCTTCGCCTGGTGGACATGGTCCTGGGCCTTCTACACCCTGCGCAACGCATTCCATCTCTCGGACGTGCTCCTGGGTCCGACATCCTGGCTGCCCGTGCTGGGACACCTCTGCCTCGTCGCCCAGGCCATGTCCCTGCTCCAGGGGGCGCTTGTCATGACCGGCCGGAGCTGGCCGAAGCATCTGACCTGGACCGGTTGCGCAGTCGCTGCGTGGGTCATTTTCGCTTCCGTGGCCGGCCAGTCCCGCTACGCGGCGGGCGTGCCGGTGTACGTCTACGCCGGATTCCTGCAGATCTGGACAGGGGTCTTTTTCCTGAAGCTGTCCAGGCCCCGCGGTTTCGGCGACAGCCTGGCCGGCTGGTCGTTCATCGCCTGGGGAGCGCACAAGCTCGACTTCCCGCTGCTCACCACGGTGCCCTGGTTCGCCCCCTGGGGATTCATCATCGGAGCGTGCCTGGGCATGCTCGCGGCACTCGGGCAGCTGCTCTGGTACTTCGAGCGCATCCACCAGCGGCTCATCGTCAGCGAGGGCCGCTACCGCGAACTCTTCGAACTGGCCCCCCTGGGTATATTCCTGGTAAGCATGCGCGCGGGCGTTCTGTCAGCCAACCGCAAGGCGTCGGCCATCCTCGGCTACGAGCCCCACGAATTCCTCGGCCTGAACGCCCAGGATTTCATCCACCCGGAGGACCTGGCCGCCCAGCCGGTCTCCAGCACCACGGGGAGGCTCGCCCCCGGGCAAACCGTCCGGGTCGAGCGGCGCTACCGCCGCAAAGACGGGGAGTACATCCTGGCGGAGATCGACCTGGTGAAACTGCACGAGGAAGACAGGCTGCTGGTCATCGTCCAGGATGTCAGCGAGCTGCATGCGGCCATGGAGCGGGTGGAGGAAAGCGAAAGCCGCTTCAGGCAGATGGCCGAGCACATCGACCAGATATTCTTCCTGGCCGCGCCGGACTACTCGGAGTTCTTCTACGTCAGCCCCGCCTACGAGCGCATCTGGGACAACTCGCCCCAGAGCCTGTACGACAATCCCGCCTCGTGGCTGGACAACGTGCATCCCGATGACGTGCAGCGCATCAAGGACCTGCTCAGCTCCGCCCTGGGGTCCGGGCAGTACGAATCCCACTACCGGGTGGTGCACCCCGACGGCACGGTGCGCACCGTCCTGGCCCGGGCCTTCGAACTCCGGGGACCGGACGGGAAGCCCTACCGGGTGGCCGGTTCCGTAACGGACGTCACGGAACGCGAACGGGCCGAAAACGACCTGCGCAAGAGCCTGGCCATCAACCAGATGATCCTGCGCCACGCCCCCATGGGCGTCTGCGTCCACGACGGCGAGACCAGGCAATGCCTGGTGGCCAACGACCTGCTGGAGTCCCTGCTCGAAGAACGGATGGAGCAGCATCGGATCGACGACTTCAGGAACATCCCCTCCTGGCGAAAATCGGGCATGGCCGCCCTGGCCGAGGAGGCCCTGGCCGGGTCTGGGCCGCGCCGCAAGGAATTCAGGATACGCACGCCCTCGGGAAAGGAGCTGGTGCTGGACTGCATGTTCGCCCGCTTCGATGTGGACTCCAAGCCCTATCTGCTGCTCGTGGTCAACGACGTCACCGAACGGGTCAGGATGTCGGAACTCATGATCCAGTCGGAAAAGATGATGAGCGTGGGCGGCCTGGCCGCCGGCATGGCCCATGAGATCAACAACCCCCTGAGCGGCATCCTCCAGGGCGCCCAGGTGGTGCAGAAGCGCCTCGATCCGGACACCCCCTTGACCGCCCAGGCCCTGCGGGAAGCGGATCTGGACTCTGACGCATTCAGGCGTTTCATCGACAAGCGCGACATCATGGGGCTGCTGTCAGGCATGAGGCAGTCGGCGTCCCGGGCGGCGAAGATCGTGGCCGACATGCTCGAATTCAGCCGCAAGGGCGACTCCCACCACGAACTCTCCCACCTCGAGGACATCCTGGACACGGCCGTGGAGCTGTGCTCCAACGACTACGACCTGAAGAAAAACTACGATTTCAGGCACATCCTCATAGAGCGGGAATACGACCCGACCCTGGGGCCCGTGGAGTGTTCCCCCACCCAGATCGAACAGGTGGTCATGAACCTCCTGCGCAACGCTTCGCAGGCGTTGCGGGAACATTTCGAGGACGGGCGGCAGCCGAAGATAGTGTTGCGCACGAAAAAGGACGGAGACCAGGCGCGCATCGAGGTGGAGGACAACGGCCCCGGCATGCCCCAGGCCGTGAGAAGGCGCGTCTTCGAGCCCTTCTTCACCACCAAGCAGCCCGGCCAGGGCACCGGGCTCGGCCTGTCGGTGTCCTATTTCATCATCACGTCCAATCACCGGGGCAGCATCGAGGTGGACTCAGAGCCGGGGGTGGGGGCGAAATTCATCATCCGGCTGCCCATGCCCGGCGAGGCGGACACGGCCTAG
- a CDS encoding DsrE family protein encodes MAEKFCVTITHCRTDGDKATVGFVVANAALGSEKDTMVFLSTDGVYCAVKGEAEKIDEGAPFAPLKELITKFVNAGGKICVCTPCLKKRGIAESDLIEGAVPAGGAVLVEWLSSGSPCVAY; translated from the coding sequence ATGGCTGAGAAGTTCTGCGTCACCATCACCCATTGCCGCACCGACGGCGACAAGGCCACTGTGGGCTTCGTGGTGGCCAACGCCGCTCTGGGCAGCGAAAAGGACACCATGGTGTTTCTCTCCACCGACGGCGTGTACTGCGCGGTGAAGGGCGAGGCCGAGAAGATCGACGAAGGCGCTCCCTTCGCCCCCTTGAAGGAACTCATCACCAAGTTCGTGAATGCCGGGGGCAAGATCTGCGTGTGCACCCCCTGCCTGAAAAAGCGCGGCATCGCCGAGTCCGACCTCATCGAGGGCGCGGTCCCGGCGGGCGGGGCGGTGTTGGTGGAATGGCTCAGCTCCGGCTCCCCCTGCGTGGCCTACTGA
- a CDS encoding sulfurtransferase TusA family protein, protein MPETYPDHWSFDDEFDSGEESCGRVIINLHSYVKELAPGTRLLLISRDPAAPAEFPAWCRMTRNALLDAAHPYYLIELKPELKENLHG, encoded by the coding sequence GTGCCAGAAACGTATCCGGATCACTGGTCTTTCGACGATGAATTCGACAGCGGCGAGGAGTCCTGCGGCCGGGTGATCATCAATCTCCATTCCTACGTGAAGGAGCTTGCGCCCGGGACACGGCTGCTGCTGATCTCCCGCGATCCGGCCGCCCCGGCGGAGTTCCCCGCCTGGTGCCGCATGACCAGAAACGCGCTTCTGGACGCGGCCCACCCGTACTACCTCATCGAACTCAAACCCGAACTGAAGGAGAACCTCCATGGCTGA
- a CDS encoding PEP-CTERM sorting domain-containing protein → MFVHSFDPGRIPYHAVIPAGEAVMTNTARRQKSVPVLLFLFTTMLLAAGLATATPAAADVVFFSTGDPDGKIATLSRTSAGGKLETESADDFLLSTPTRITGATFTGLLTSGASLVDIDSVTVEVYRVFPKDSTDPPSGNVPTRANSPSDVALDSRDSVAGSLSFSVTALGSFTAANSVVNGINKIPNQNTLGEGSVTGEEVQFDVDFITALNLPPDHYFFVPQVDLSSGDFLWLSAPKPIVAPGTPFLPDLQSWIRNANLAPDWLRVGTDIVGGTSFNAAFSLSGSPVPEPGTVLLLGAGLTGLAALRKKRGSRGPHS, encoded by the coding sequence TTGTTTGTTCATTCCTTCGATCCCGGTCGTATTCCGTACCATGCCGTTATTCCAGCAGGGGAGGCGGTCATGACCAATACCGCTCGAAGGCAAAAGTCGGTCCCGGTTCTTCTGTTCCTGTTCACAACCATGCTTCTGGCAGCTGGCCTGGCCACGGCGACACCGGCCGCGGCCGACGTCGTGTTCTTCAGCACCGGCGATCCGGACGGAAAAATCGCCACGCTTTCGCGCACGAGCGCGGGCGGCAAGCTGGAAACGGAATCTGCGGACGATTTTCTGTTGTCTACCCCCACGCGGATAACCGGGGCAACGTTCACGGGGCTCCTGACATCCGGGGCTTCCCTCGTGGACATCGACTCCGTGACCGTGGAAGTCTACCGCGTCTTTCCCAAGGATTCCACCGATCCACCTTCGGGAAATGTTCCCACCCGGGCGAATTCCCCTTCCGACGTGGCGCTCGACAGCCGCGACAGCGTGGCGGGCTCGCTGTCCTTTTCGGTCACGGCCCTCGGTTCCTTCACGGCGGCGAATTCGGTGGTCAACGGCATCAACAAGATCCCAAACCAGAACACACTGGGCGAAGGCTCGGTGACGGGAGAGGAGGTGCAATTCGATGTGGATTTCATCACTGCCCTTAACCTGCCGCCGGACCACTATTTCTTCGTGCCCCAGGTGGACTTGTCCTCGGGCGATTTTTTGTGGCTTTCCGCGCCGAAACCCATCGTTGCCCCAGGCACTCCCTTCTTGCCCGACCTGCAAAGCTGGATACGTAACGCGAACCTGGCCCCCGACTGGCTGCGCGTGGGCACGGACATCGTTGGCGGAACCTCTTTCAACGCCGCTTTCTCGCTTTCGGGATCACCCGTTCCCGAGCCGGGCACGGTCCTCCTGCTCGGCGCGGGCCTGACCGGCCTCGCTGCGCTGAGGAAGAAACGCGGTTCGCGCGGCCCTCACTCCTGA
- a CDS encoding polyphenol oxidase family protein, whose protein sequence is MSVSVIEFSFPGVPGVRAAFTTAECGPERGNISYNVAKDPKAVRANRESLRLRLGFDSWCSLKQVHGTDMAFEPGAVAPHEASQAEADGSTTSEPGRALVVKTADCQPILIAHESGKYVAGLHVGWRGNVLEFPQKGVAAFCERYGIEPGELLAVRGPSLGPGASEFKNFEMEFGERFRDFFDPATQTVNLWRLTVAQLLEAGLRPDRIFGLDLCTHSLSGFHSYRRDKADSGRQASLIWIR, encoded by the coding sequence ATGTCCGTAAGCGTCATCGAGTTTTCCTTCCCCGGCGTTCCCGGGGTGCGCGCCGCGTTCACCACGGCCGAGTGCGGCCCGGAGCGCGGCAATATTTCCTATAACGTGGCCAAGGACCCGAAAGCGGTGCGGGCCAACCGGGAATCCCTGCGCCTGCGCCTGGGTTTTGATTCCTGGTGCTCGCTCAAGCAGGTGCACGGCACGGACATGGCCTTCGAGCCCGGGGCCGTGGCCCCGCACGAGGCGTCACAGGCCGAGGCCGACGGCTCGACCACATCCGAGCCGGGCCGCGCCCTGGTGGTCAAGACCGCCGACTGCCAGCCCATCCTCATCGCTCACGAGAGCGGCAAATACGTGGCCGGGCTGCACGTGGGCTGGCGCGGCAACGTGCTGGAGTTCCCCCAGAAGGGCGTGGCCGCGTTCTGCGAGCGCTACGGAATCGAGCCGGGGGAGCTCCTGGCCGTGCGCGGCCCGAGCCTGGGTCCCGGGGCCAGCGAGTTCAAGAATTTCGAGATGGAGTTCGGGGAGAGGTTCCGGGATTTCTTCGACCCGGCCACCCAGACCGTGAACCTGTGGCGGCTCACCGTGGCCCAGCTTCTCGAGGCGGGGCTCAGGCCCGACCGCATCTTCGGGCTGGACCTGTGCACCCACAGCCTTTCGGGGTTCCATTCCTACAGAAGGGACAAGGCCGATTCGGGCAGGCAGGCCAGCCTGATCTGGATCAGGTAG
- a CDS encoding carboxymuconolactone decarboxylase family protein, with protein MTRAEIFKEMEEMFGLVPSMFKSIPDATLELEWSLFKQVQLAPGEIPAKYRELMGVAISAITKCRYCAFFHTEMAKLNGATPAEIEEAVHYAKSSAGWSAYVNGMQIDFEQFKREITQVCQHVRLARESMGPGDMSE; from the coding sequence ATGACCAGAGCCGAGATCTTCAAGGAAATGGAAGAGATGTTTGGCCTTGTGCCGTCCATGTTCAAATCAATTCCGGACGCGACCCTGGAACTCGAATGGAGCCTGTTCAAGCAGGTGCAGCTTGCGCCCGGAGAAATCCCCGCCAAGTACCGGGAGCTGATGGGGGTGGCTATCTCCGCCATCACGAAATGCCGGTACTGCGCCTTTTTCCACACCGAGATGGCCAAGCTGAACGGAGCCACCCCGGCCGAAATCGAGGAGGCGGTGCACTACGCCAAATCCAGTGCCGGGTGGAGCGCCTACGTGAATGGCATGCAGATTGATTTCGAGCAGTTCAAGCGCGAGATCACCCAGGTCTGCCAGCATGTGCGCCTGGCGCGTGAGTCCATGGGACCGGGCGACATGTCCGAGTAG
- the typA gene encoding translational GTPase TypA, which produces MSSNDSIRNIAIIAHVDHGKTTLVDALFRQSGTFRENQEVDDRVMDSMDLERERGITIAAKNCAVSWKGVKINIIDTPGHADFGGEVERSMVMADGAILLVDSSEGPLPQTRFVLKKALERGLSIMVVVNKIDRKDARPQEVLDEVYDLFIDLDASEEQLDFPVLYAIGREGMAKTSLEGEGTDLTPLFDAILEHIPAPRYDSTAPFQMLVADLGYSDFLGRLAIGRVMNGVAHQNETLVCMGENGEVKQLRVTRLQTYKGPSLVDATEATPGDTIVLSGIEDVKIGDTICTASAPKALPRITVDEPTVSMKFAINTSPLAGREGKLVQSRKILERLERECLSNVAIKVEQSEDKDSFIVKGRGEFQMAILIETMRREGFELSVSRPEVIYKEEKGKRLEPIESVFVDCEETFLGVVTEKLAIRKGRMVNLVNHGKGRVRMEFSVPSRGLIGYRDEFLTDTKGTGIMNSLLEGYEPYRGDFPTRFTGSLVADRMGVGVAYGLFHLEPRGEMFITAGDPVYEGMIVGEHNRDNDLDINPCKEKKLTNMRASGKDENCVLTPIRPMTLERAIHFVRDDELVEVTPLSIRLRKAELNAGKRHILYGQRKKEKA; this is translated from the coding sequence ATGTCTTCCAACGACAGCATTAGAAATATTGCCATCATCGCCCACGTCGACCACGGCAAGACCACCCTGGTGGACGCCCTGTTCCGGCAAAGCGGCACCTTCCGCGAAAACCAGGAAGTGGACGACCGCGTCATGGACTCCATGGACCTGGAGCGCGAGCGCGGCATCACCATCGCCGCCAAGAACTGCGCCGTGTCCTGGAAGGGCGTGAAGATCAACATCATCGACACCCCCGGCCACGCCGACTTCGGCGGCGAGGTCGAACGCTCCATGGTCATGGCCGACGGCGCGATCCTGCTGGTGGACTCCTCCGAGGGGCCGCTGCCCCAGACCCGCTTCGTGTTGAAAAAAGCCCTGGAGCGCGGTCTGTCCATCATGGTGGTGGTCAACAAGATCGACCGCAAGGACGCCCGCCCCCAGGAAGTGCTGGACGAGGTCTACGACCTGTTCATCGACCTGGACGCCAGCGAGGAGCAGCTGGACTTCCCCGTGCTCTACGCCATCGGCCGTGAAGGCATGGCCAAGACCAGCCTGGAGGGCGAGGGCACCGACCTGACCCCGCTCTTCGACGCCATCCTGGAGCACATCCCCGCCCCGCGCTACGACTCCACCGCCCCCTTCCAGATGCTGGTGGCGGACTTGGGCTATTCCGACTTCCTGGGACGCCTGGCCATCGGCCGGGTCATGAACGGCGTGGCCCACCAGAACGAGACCCTGGTGTGCATGGGCGAGAACGGCGAGGTGAAGCAGCTTCGCGTCACCCGCCTGCAGACCTACAAGGGCCCGAGCCTGGTGGACGCCACCGAGGCCACCCCCGGCGACACCATCGTGCTCTCGGGCATCGAGGACGTGAAGATCGGCGACACCATCTGCACCGCCTCCGCCCCCAAGGCCCTGCCGCGCATCACCGTGGACGAGCCCACCGTGTCCATGAAGTTCGCCATCAACACCTCTCCCCTGGCCGGGCGCGAGGGCAAGCTCGTGCAGTCTCGCAAGATTCTGGAACGCCTGGAGCGCGAGTGCCTGTCCAACGTGGCCATCAAGGTGGAGCAGAGCGAGGACAAGGACAGCTTCATCGTCAAGGGCCGCGGCGAGTTCCAGATGGCCATCCTGATCGAGACCATGCGCCGCGAGGGCTTCGAGCTTTCCGTCAGCCGTCCCGAGGTCATCTACAAGGAAGAGAAGGGCAAGCGTCTGGAGCCCATCGAGAGCGTGTTCGTGGATTGCGAGGAGACCTTCCTCGGCGTGGTCACGGAAAAGCTCGCCATCCGCAAGGGCCGCATGGTGAACCTGGTGAACCACGGCAAGGGCCGGGTGCGCATGGAGTTCTCGGTGCCCTCGCGCGGGCTCATCGGCTACCGAGACGAGTTCCTCACCGACACCAAGGGCACGGGCATCATGAACTCGCTCCTGGAGGGCTACGAGCCCTACCGGGGCGACTTCCCCACCCGGTTCACCGGCTCCCTGGTGGCCGACCGCATGGGCGTGGGCGTGGCCTACGGCCTGTTCCACCTGGAGCCGCGCGGCGAGATGTTCATCACCGCGGGCGACCCGGTGTACGAGGGCATGATCGTGGGCGAGCACAACCGCGACAATGACCTGGACATCAACCCCTGCAAGGAAAAGAAGCTCACCAACATGCGCGCTTCGGGCAAGGACGAGAACTGCGTGCTCACCCCCATCCGCCCCATGACCCTGGAGCGGGCCATCCACTTCGTGCGCGACGACGAACTGGTGGAGGTGACGCCCCTGTCCATCCGCCTGCGCAAGGCCGAGCTGAACGCCGGAAAGCGCCACATCCTCTACGGGCAGAGGAAGAAAGAGAAGGCGTAG